One genomic segment of Rhizobium sp. 11515TR includes these proteins:
- the melA gene encoding alpha-glucosidase/alpha-galactosidase, giving the protein MTGTPKITFIGAGSTVFMKNIIGDVLQRPALAGARIALMDINPQRLDESAIVARKLASTLGTSATVETFTDQRKALDGAHFVVVAFQIGGYEPCTVTDFEVPKKYGLRQTIADTLGVGGIMRGLRTVPHLWKICEDMLAVCPNAIMLQYVNPMAINTWAIGEKYPTIKQVGLCHSVQGTAMELSHDLDIPYNEIRYRSAGINHMAFYLEFEHRQPDGSYRNLYPDLVRAYREGRAPKPGWNPRCPNKVRYEMLTRLGYFVTESSEHFAEYTPYFIKEGREDLIEKFGIPLDEYPKRCIEQVARWKNQAEEYRTAEKIEVKQSKEYASSIINSVWTGEPSVIYGNVRNNGCITSLPYNCAAEVACLVDASGIQPTYVGDLPPQLTALIRTNINVQELTVKALMTENREHIYHAAMMDPHTAAELDLDQIWSLVDELLAAHGDWLPEWARGNRKVQAA; this is encoded by the coding sequence ATGACAGGCACTCCCAAGATCACCTTCATCGGCGCCGGCTCGACCGTCTTCATGAAGAATATCATCGGCGACGTCTTGCAGCGGCCCGCCCTTGCCGGCGCCAGGATCGCGCTAATGGACATCAATCCGCAGCGGCTGGACGAAAGCGCCATCGTTGCCCGCAAGCTGGCCTCGACGCTGGGCACTTCCGCGACGGTCGAAACTTTTACCGATCAGCGCAAGGCGCTCGACGGCGCGCATTTCGTCGTCGTCGCTTTCCAGATCGGTGGCTACGAGCCCTGCACCGTCACCGATTTCGAAGTGCCGAAGAAATATGGCCTGCGCCAGACGATCGCCGACACGCTCGGCGTCGGCGGCATCATGCGCGGCCTGCGCACGGTTCCGCATCTCTGGAAGATTTGCGAGGACATGCTCGCCGTCTGCCCGAACGCGATCATGCTGCAATATGTGAACCCGATGGCGATCAATACCTGGGCGATCGGGGAGAAGTACCCGACGATCAAGCAGGTCGGTCTTTGCCATTCGGTGCAGGGCACGGCGATGGAACTGTCGCATGATCTCGACATTCCCTACAACGAGATCCGCTACCGCTCGGCCGGCATCAACCACATGGCCTTCTATCTCGAATTCGAGCATCGCCAGCCGGATGGTTCCTACCGCAACCTCTATCCGGATCTCGTTCGCGCCTATCGCGAAGGACGCGCCCCGAAGCCCGGCTGGAACCCGCGCTGCCCTAACAAGGTGCGCTATGAGATGCTGACCCGCCTCGGCTATTTCGTCACGGAAAGCTCCGAGCATTTCGCCGAATATACACCCTACTTCATCAAGGAAGGCCGCGAGGACCTGATCGAGAAGTTCGGCATTCCGCTCGACGAATATCCGAAGCGCTGCATCGAGCAGGTGGCGCGCTGGAAGAACCAGGCCGAGGAATATCGCACGGCGGAAAAGATCGAGGTCAAGCAGTCGAAGGAATATGCCTCCTCGATCATTAATTCCGTCTGGACCGGCGAACCCTCCGTCATCTACGGCAACGTCCGCAACAATGGCTGCATCACCTCGCTGCCCTATAATTGCGCGGCCGAAGTCGCCTGCCTGGTCGATGCCTCCGGCATTCAGCCGACCTATGTCGGCGATCTGCCGCCGCAGCTGACGGCCTTGATCCGCACCAACATCAACGTGCAGGAACTGACCGTAAAGGCTCTGATGACCGAGAACCGCGAGCACATCTACCATGCCGCGATGATGGACCCGCATACGGCAGCAGAACTCGATCTCGATCAGATCTGGTCGCTGGTCGATGAGCTGTTGGCAGCCCACGGCGACTGGCTGCCGGAATGGGCGCGCGGCAATCGCAAGGTTCAGGCCGCGTAA
- a CDS encoding fumarylacetoacetate hydrolase family protein, whose product MASSNTFTTGTFVGRIWRPDVQGPALVTLRDGTLYDITSKETPTMRDLLEKDDPVAFIRTQKGEAIAKLSDLLTAKADHAAIHLLAPIDLQAIKACGVTFARSMLERVIEERAAGNPDLAEAIRGKVTALIGDSLRNLKAGSPEAAKVKAALIEEGVWSQYLEVGIGPDAEVFSKSQVMSSVGQGADVGLHPISKWNNPEPEIVLAVDSQGRVKGATLGNDVNLRDVEGRSALLLGKAKDNNASCSIGPFIRLFDETYNLDDVRNADLDLKVEGEDGYVLHGRSSMKEISRDPLDLVSQTIGRHHQYPDGFVLFMGTLFAPVEDRDTPGQGFTHKVGDIVTISNDKLGSLKNRVLLSTECPPWTFGASHLMRNLARRGLI is encoded by the coding sequence ATGGCCAGCTCGAACACATTCACCACCGGAACATTCGTCGGCCGCATCTGGCGCCCGGATGTGCAAGGCCCTGCTCTCGTCACCCTTCGCGATGGCACGCTCTATGACATCACCTCGAAGGAAACTCCGACCATGCGCGACCTTCTGGAAAAAGATGATCCGGTGGCTTTCATTCGCACGCAGAAAGGCGAAGCCATCGCCAAACTCAGCGATCTGCTTACCGCCAAGGCCGACCACGCGGCCATCCACCTTCTCGCCCCCATCGACTTGCAGGCGATCAAGGCCTGTGGCGTCACCTTTGCCCGCTCGATGCTGGAGCGCGTCATCGAGGAGCGCGCTGCCGGCAATCCGGACCTTGCCGAAGCGATCCGCGGCAAAGTGACGGCGCTGATCGGCGACAGCCTGCGCAACTTGAAGGCCGGTTCACCGGAAGCGGCCAAGGTCAAGGCAGCGCTGATCGAGGAAGGCGTCTGGTCGCAATATCTCGAAGTCGGCATTGGACCGGACGCGGAAGTCTTTTCCAAATCGCAGGTCATGTCGTCGGTTGGGCAAGGTGCGGATGTCGGACTGCATCCGATCTCCAAGTGGAACAATCCCGAGCCGGAAATCGTGCTGGCAGTCGATAGCCAGGGCCGTGTGAAGGGCGCCACCCTCGGCAACGACGTCAACCTGCGCGACGTGGAAGGCCGCTCCGCCCTGCTCCTCGGCAAGGCCAAGGACAACAACGCTTCCTGCTCGATCGGGCCGTTCATCCGCCTGTTCGACGAGACCTATAATCTTGATGACGTCCGCAACGCCGATCTCGACCTCAAAGTCGAAGGTGAGGACGGTTATGTGCTGCACGGCCGCTCATCGATGAAGGAAATCAGCCGCGATCCGCTCGATCTCGTCTCCCAGACCATAGGCCGTCACCATCAGTATCCCGACGGCTTCGTGCTGTTCATGGGAACGCTATTTGCCCCAGTCGAGGATCGCGACACGCCCGGCCAAGGCTTCACCCACAAGGTCGGCGACATCGTCACCATCTCCAACGACAAGCTGGGATCGCTGAAGAACCGCGTGCTGCTGTCGACCGAATGCCCTCCCTGGACCTTCGGCGCCTCGCATCTGATGCGCAACCTCGCCCGGCGAGGATTGATCTGA
- a CDS encoding type II toxin-antitoxin system RelE/ParE family toxin, with amino-acid sequence MVVYRFYPRADAAQDKTWRGTGEKQAVTYITGLHTRLQRLCEERVIWRKLPQRLAVPADVKHEAYFSRCEHHYVFFRELGNGDLGVMSILHECMDLPVRLAEDLAALSGRAGSFKA; translated from the coding sequence ATGGTGGTGTATCGCTTTTATCCGCGCGCGGATGCAGCGCAGGACAAGACTTGGCGGGGTACAGGAGAGAAGCAGGCGGTGACGTATATCACCGGCTTGCATACCCGTTTGCAGCGGCTATGCGAGGAAAGGGTGATATGGCGCAAGCTTCCGCAGCGTCTTGCAGTTCCCGCCGACGTGAAACACGAGGCGTATTTCAGCCGCTGCGAGCATCATTATGTCTTTTTCCGGGAGCTCGGTAATGGCGATCTCGGCGTGATGAGCATCTTGCATGAGTGCATGGACCTTCCCGTACGCCTTGCCGAGGATCTGGCGGCGCTTTCCGGGAGAGCGGGATCTTTCAAGGCGTAG
- a CDS encoding cyclic nucleotide-binding domain-containing protein, protein MLLKDEVEMLKRVPIFSRIAPAKLKLLAFTSDRVSYNAGQTLFHQGDQGDAAYVVLSGTADILVDSPAGEIKVAEVDLNSIVGEIAILCDVSRTATVKATSRLEALKISKEHFLKLLSDFPEMAVEIMRVLADRLNHTTSELTAVRSRLNQPQSMSTH, encoded by the coding sequence ATGCTTCTGAAGGACGAAGTTGAAATGCTGAAGCGGGTGCCGATTTTTTCGCGCATTGCACCCGCAAAATTGAAACTCTTGGCGTTTACGTCCGATCGGGTCAGCTACAATGCTGGCCAAACCCTGTTTCATCAGGGCGATCAAGGTGATGCGGCCTATGTTGTTCTTTCAGGAACTGCTGATATTCTCGTCGATAGCCCAGCCGGCGAGATCAAGGTTGCCGAAGTCGACCTCAATTCCATCGTCGGCGAAATTGCCATCCTCTGCGATGTCTCCCGTACAGCCACGGTGAAAGCGACTTCCAGGCTGGAAGCCTTGAAGATCAGCAAGGAGCATTTCCTGAAGCTACTCAGCGATTTCCCGGAGATGGCCGTCGAGATCATGCGCGTGCTCGCAGATCGCCTCAACCACACGACTTCGGAACTGACCGCCGTCCGAAGCCGCCTCAACCAGCCGCAATCGATGTCCACCCATTGA
- a CDS encoding ABC transporter ATP-binding protein gives MEKSLARYIWSNTRLEQVWILLVVAASMIPYFLSFDLPKQIVNGPIQGKGFEHPGDTQTFMHIAFDMPLIGHVEIFQGVQLTRMWMLVALSMVFLALVVLNGLFKLYINTYKGRLGERMLRRIRFELIDRVLRFPPSHFKRVKPAEIATMIKDEVEPMGGFTGDAFVQPALLGGQAVTALVFIIMQNFWLGMIAAAIVAVQAIVIPRMRKRLLELGRQRQLTARELSGRVGEIVDGIGTIHANDTTNLERADIAHRLGLIFSIRYDLYQWKFLVKFINNFLAQVTPFLFYLIGGFLALQGRLDIGQLVAVINAYKDLPGPLKELIDWDQSRQDVQVKYNQVVEQFSVDHLIDPKIQAVSPAPAARITHSLVATNLTIVDDSGARVLDHVSVEIHPGERVAIVGDSGAGGEYLAEAFGRLIWPDSGRISIDGHDILELPESLIGRRIAYASSETFFFHGTLRSNLLYGLKHAPLVAPVYSEDEAAKVKWSMTEARRAANPEFDLNSDWVDYAAAGATGPDDIYSAIRPVLDAVAMSQDIFDMALRSNVDATAHQDLTSRIVELRQALRSRLEEEKLADLVVPFEFDAYNPQATVGENLLFGTLKRPQMTNRKLAAHPYFQQIFAETGLVSDLYDMGLEIAENAVELFTDLPPDHPFFQQLTFMTAEDIPTYEALLQKLNGKGYEAATDDERAAIIRLSFSYIEPRHRFGLLTQVLMEKIVQARAKFYENIPADLAKVIERYDPERFTASATLMDNVLFGRIAHQQANAPERIHQIMYDVFGRLGMHDGVLSIGLDFDVGSGGKRLTNVQRQKLNLGRALLKRADYIICNRPLPALDHRVQDQIARAILGELHSGDYAPAIIWVLSNPSFAELFDRVMVFDHGSLVENGSTTDLLEKNGMFKELLS, from the coding sequence ATGGAAAAAAGCCTAGCGCGCTACATTTGGTCGAATACCCGGCTGGAGCAGGTCTGGATACTGCTCGTCGTCGCGGCCTCGATGATCCCGTACTTCCTGTCCTTCGACTTGCCGAAGCAGATCGTCAACGGACCTATCCAGGGCAAGGGTTTCGAGCATCCTGGCGATACGCAGACCTTCATGCACATCGCTTTCGACATGCCGCTCATCGGCCATGTCGAGATTTTTCAGGGCGTGCAGCTGACGCGCATGTGGATGCTCGTTGCGCTGAGCATGGTGTTTTTGGCGCTTGTCGTGCTCAATGGCCTTTTCAAACTCTATATCAATACCTACAAGGGACGTCTGGGCGAGCGCATGCTCCGCCGCATCCGCTTCGAGCTGATCGACCGGGTCTTGCGGTTTCCGCCGTCGCATTTCAAGCGGGTCAAGCCCGCCGAAATCGCCACCATGATCAAGGACGAAGTGGAGCCGATGGGCGGCTTTACGGGCGATGCCTTCGTGCAGCCCGCCCTTCTCGGCGGCCAGGCGGTAACGGCGCTCGTCTTCATCATCATGCAGAATTTCTGGCTCGGTATGATTGCCGCGGCCATCGTCGCCGTGCAGGCCATCGTCATTCCCCGCATGCGCAAGCGGCTCCTGGAGCTCGGGCGCCAGCGGCAGCTGACGGCGCGTGAGCTTTCCGGCCGCGTCGGCGAGATCGTCGATGGCATCGGCACCATCCATGCCAACGATACCACGAACCTGGAGCGCGCCGACATTGCGCACCGGCTCGGATTGATCTTCTCGATCCGTTACGATCTTTACCAGTGGAAGTTCCTGGTCAAATTCATCAATAACTTCCTCGCTCAGGTGACGCCGTTCCTGTTCTACCTCATCGGCGGCTTCCTGGCCTTGCAGGGCCGGCTGGACATCGGTCAGCTCGTCGCCGTCATCAATGCTTATAAGGACCTGCCCGGGCCGCTGAAAGAGCTGATCGACTGGGACCAGTCGCGTCAGGACGTCCAGGTAAAATACAATCAGGTAGTCGAACAGTTCAGCGTCGACCATCTGATCGATCCGAAAATCCAGGCGGTTTCGCCCGCGCCCGCCGCCCGCATCACCCATTCTCTCGTCGCGACCAATCTGACCATCGTCGACGACAGCGGTGCGCGCGTGCTGGACCACGTTTCGGTTGAAATTCATCCGGGCGAAAGGGTGGCGATCGTCGGCGACAGCGGTGCGGGCGGCGAATATCTTGCAGAGGCGTTCGGACGCCTGATCTGGCCGGATAGCGGCCGCATCTCGATCGACGGCCACGATATTCTGGAACTGCCGGAATCGCTCATCGGGCGACGCATCGCCTATGCCTCGTCCGAAACGTTCTTCTTTCACGGCACTTTGCGCAGCAATCTCCTCTATGGGCTCAAGCATGCGCCGCTCGTTGCCCCTGTCTACAGCGAGGATGAGGCGGCAAAGGTCAAATGGAGCATGACCGAGGCACGGCGTGCGGCCAATCCGGAATTCGATCTCAATAGCGACTGGGTGGACTATGCCGCCGCCGGGGCGACGGGGCCGGATGATATCTACTCTGCCATCCGTCCGGTTCTCGATGCCGTCGCCATGTCGCAGGATATTTTCGACATGGCCTTGCGCTCGAATGTCGATGCCACGGCACATCAGGATCTGACGTCGCGCATCGTCGAGCTGCGACAGGCATTGCGGTCGCGGCTTGAGGAGGAAAAACTCGCGGATCTGGTGGTTCCCTTCGAGTTCGATGCTTATAATCCGCAAGCGACCGTTGGTGAAAATCTGCTTTTCGGTACGCTGAAGCGGCCGCAGATGACCAACCGCAAACTGGCGGCTCATCCCTATTTCCAGCAGATATTCGCCGAGACGGGTCTGGTATCCGATTTGTATGATATGGGCCTGGAGATCGCCGAAAACGCAGTCGAACTCTTCACGGACCTGCCGCCGGACCATCCGTTCTTCCAGCAGCTGACCTTCATGACGGCGGAAGACATCCCGACCTATGAGGCGCTGCTGCAGAAGCTCAACGGCAAGGGCTATGAGGCGGCGACCGATGATGAGCGTGCGGCCATCATCCGGCTGAGCTTCTCCTATATCGAACCCCGTCACCGCTTCGGCCTTCTGACGCAGGTACTGATGGAGAAGATCGTGCAGGCGCGCGCGAAGTTCTACGAGAATATTCCGGCCGATCTCGCCAAGGTCATCGAGCGCTACGATCCGGAGCGCTTCACTGCGTCTGCCACCTTGATGGATAATGTGCTGTTCGGTCGCATCGCGCATCAGCAGGCGAACGCGCCGGAGCGCATCCACCAGATCATGTATGATGTGTTCGGGCGTCTTGGCATGCATGATGGCGTTCTGTCGATCGGGCTGGATTTCGACGTAGGCTCGGGCGGCAAGCGCCTGACCAACGTGCAGCGCCAGAAGCTCAATCTTGGTCGCGCCCTTTTGAAACGAGCCGATTACATCATCTGCAATCGCCCGCTGCCGGCGCTCGACCATCGCGTCCAGGATCAGATCGCGAGAGCCATTCTGGGCGAACTCCATAGCGGCGATTATGCACCGGCGATCATCTGGGTTCTCTCCAACCCCAGTTTTGCCGAATTGTTCGACCGTGTCATGGTTTTCGATCACGGCAGCCTCGTCGAAAACGGCTCTACCACCGATCTTTTAGAGAAAAACGGTATGTTCAAAGAACTGTTATCGTAA
- a CDS encoding glycosyltransferase family protein, protein MTTSHGSQLRVFFYVQHLLGIGHLARASRIASALAKDGCQVTVVTGGLPVNGFPGADVTSVTLPAVVASSAGFSGLADQSGNAAGEEFLSRRRDLLLEAFRQAAPDVVIIEAFPFGRRQMRFELMPLLNAISEADPKPRLYTSVRDILQQQKKPGRDEETVGLLRDHFDGVLVHGDPHFVRLEETFPLTEAIADKIVYTGLVAPALPPEPVEIFDIVVSAGGGAVGRDLIRASLEAASRVASDLRWLLIAGPNLPERDYAELASDAPGNVELVRFRKDFPSLLRGAELSISQAGYNTVGDLLVAGCRAILVPFTAGGETEQSVRAERLERLGLALALPEAGLTTDILVEAVSTALSRPKPGNPDIDLGGAARTSAILRGVG, encoded by the coding sequence ATGACAACCTCGCATGGCTCCCAGTTGCGGGTCTTTTTTTACGTTCAGCATCTGCTTGGCATCGGCCATCTGGCGCGGGCGAGCCGCATCGCCAGTGCGCTGGCGAAAGACGGCTGCCAAGTGACGGTGGTTACCGGCGGCCTGCCGGTAAACGGCTTCCCGGGGGCGGACGTCACCTCCGTTACATTGCCGGCCGTGGTTGCGAGCAGCGCCGGCTTCTCCGGTCTTGCCGATCAGTCTGGCAATGCCGCCGGCGAGGAATTCCTGTCTCGGCGCCGCGATTTGCTGCTGGAGGCGTTCCGGCAGGCGGCGCCCGATGTCGTCATCATCGAGGCCTTTCCCTTCGGTCGCAGGCAGATGCGTTTCGAGCTTATGCCGCTGCTCAATGCCATTTCTGAAGCCGATCCGAAGCCGAGGCTCTATACCTCGGTGCGGGACATTCTGCAGCAGCAGAAGAAACCGGGGCGCGACGAAGAGACGGTCGGCCTGCTTCGCGATCATTTCGATGGTGTGCTCGTCCATGGCGATCCGCATTTCGTCCGGCTGGAAGAGACCTTTCCCCTGACTGAGGCGATCGCCGACAAGATTGTCTACACGGGTCTTGTCGCACCCGCTTTGCCGCCGGAACCGGTCGAAATCTTCGACATCGTCGTTTCAGCCGGCGGTGGCGCTGTCGGACGCGACCTCATCCGCGCCTCGCTGGAAGCGGCAAGCCGCGTGGCAAGCGATCTCCGTTGGCTGTTGATCGCCGGGCCGAACCTGCCGGAGCGGGATTATGCAGAGCTCGCCAGCGACGCGCCCGGTAATGTCGAGCTGGTTCGCTTCCGCAAGGATTTTCCCTCTCTTCTGCGCGGCGCCGAGCTTTCGATTTCGCAGGCCGGCTATAATACGGTCGGCGATCTTCTCGTGGCCGGCTGCCGCGCCATTCTGGTTCCTTTCACCGCCGGCGGCGAGACGGAGCAATCCGTCCGAGCCGAGCGGCTGGAGAGATTGGGATTGGCATTGGCCTTGCCGGAAGCGGGATTGACGACGGACATACTGGTCGAGGCCGTGAGCACGGCGCTGTCCCGGCCCAAGCCAGGCAACCCGGATATCGATCTTGGCGGCGCCGCCAGAACTTCCGCCATTCTGCGTGGGGTCGGATAG
- a CDS encoding glycosyltransferase family 4 protein — MPKKILVVLKGYPRLSETFIAQELLGLEKAGFDLTLISMRKPTDKKRHPVHDEIKARVVYLPEYLHNEPLRVLRAFFAGIGKPGFKPLLKQFWTDLKRDITPNRVRRFGQALVLAHEWPDGGEWLHAHFIHTPASVTSYASIMTGVPWTCSAHAKDIWTSPDWELSEKLGRARWTVTCTRTGFEHMRDLVGADDKVHLSYHGLDLDRFGSFTGEHSSRDGKDASDPAFILSVGRAVEKKGYDVLLKALALLPGDLNWCFTHIGGGDGLTKLKTLADTLGIADRIAWKGALAQEDVLAHYRQADIFALACRVAADGDRDGLPNVLVEASSQRLVCISTDVSGVPELLEDGANGLVVPTENPQALAVALESAIRNPALRHRLGEAAERRVREHFDYHASIRQLTGLFEEQWQREDQWRKSA, encoded by the coding sequence ATGCCGAAGAAAATACTGGTGGTCCTGAAAGGCTATCCCCGCCTGTCGGAAACCTTCATCGCGCAGGAGCTGCTCGGCCTGGAGAAGGCCGGCTTCGACCTGACGCTGATTTCCATGCGCAAGCCTACGGACAAGAAGCGCCATCCCGTCCATGACGAGATCAAGGCGCGTGTCGTCTATCTGCCCGAATATCTGCACAACGAACCGTTGAGGGTGCTTCGCGCCTTCTTTGCTGGTATCGGCAAGCCCGGGTTCAAGCCGCTCCTGAAGCAGTTCTGGACCGATCTCAAGCGGGATATCACTCCGAACCGCGTGCGGCGCTTCGGTCAGGCCTTGGTGCTGGCGCATGAATGGCCTGATGGCGGCGAATGGCTGCATGCACATTTCATCCATACGCCGGCCTCGGTAACATCCTATGCCAGCATCATGACCGGTGTTCCGTGGACGTGTTCGGCCCATGCCAAGGATATCTGGACGTCACCGGACTGGGAGCTTTCGGAAAAGCTCGGCCGCGCCCGCTGGACCGTGACCTGCACGCGCACCGGTTTCGAGCACATGCGCGATCTGGTCGGAGCGGACGACAAGGTCCATCTGAGCTATCACGGTCTGGATCTGGATCGCTTCGGCTCCTTCACCGGCGAACATTCCAGCCGCGATGGCAAGGACGCTTCCGATCCCGCTTTTATCCTCAGCGTTGGACGTGCGGTGGAGAAGAAGGGATACGATGTGCTGTTGAAGGCGCTGGCATTGCTTCCCGGCGATCTCAACTGGTGCTTTACCCACATTGGCGGCGGCGATGGCCTGACGAAACTCAAGACATTGGCCGATACGCTTGGCATCGCCGACCGCATCGCCTGGAAGGGTGCGCTGGCACAGGAAGACGTGCTTGCCCATTATCGCCAGGCCGATATCTTCGCGCTCGCCTGCCGGGTGGCCGCCGATGGTGATCGCGACGGACTGCCGAATGTGCTCGTCGAGGCCTCGAGTCAGCGCCTTGTCTGCATCTCCACCGATGTCTCCGGCGTTCCCGAACTCCTCGAAGATGGTGCGAACGGCCTTGTCGTTCCTACGGAGAATCCGCAGGCACTCGCCGTGGCGCTGGAATCCGCCATTCGCAACCCGGCGCTGCGCCACAGGCTGGGCGAAGCGGCCGAAAGGCGGGTGCGCGAGCATTTTGACTATCACGCCAGCATCCGGCAACTGACGGGGCTGTTCGAGGAGCAATGGCAGAGAGAAGATCAATGGCGGAAATCCGCATGA
- a CDS encoding glycosyltransferase family protein produces the protein MKRRLEDARILMYSHDTFGLGHLRRCRTIAHALVEDYRGLNVLIISGATIAGAFDYRARVDFVKVPSVIKLRDGEYTSMASHVALQETLKMRQSIIRHTAETFQPDVFIVDKEPMGLKGEVEETLTYLKARGTTLVLGMRDVMDAPHLLEAEWKKNNVLQKIDQFYDRVWVYGPPDFHDPLVGLDVPSGVRRKMEFVGFLQRSVSTLGTKSEHVPGEDYILVTTGGGGDGADLVSDVIAAFEEDRSLTHKTLIVLGPYMPAKERGQLLERASKIDCLQVIEFDNKMEELIAGAKAVVAMGGYNTYCEILSFDKPALIIPRTRPREEQLIRAQRASELGLVDMLLPEESADPKQLAAALKRLPNRAPPSASNSNMRLEGLVHISRTVGEWFDDRERYTPLSIVAE, from the coding sequence ATGAAGCGGCGCTTAGAAGATGCTCGAATCCTCATGTATAGCCATGACACATTCGGTCTCGGCCATCTGAGGCGGTGCAGAACGATTGCCCATGCGCTGGTCGAGGACTATCGCGGTTTGAACGTGCTGATCATTTCCGGTGCGACGATCGCGGGGGCATTCGATTATCGTGCTCGTGTCGATTTCGTCAAAGTGCCGAGCGTCATCAAGCTGCGCGACGGCGAATATACGTCTATGGCGAGCCATGTCGCGCTGCAGGAAACGCTGAAGATGCGGCAATCGATCATTCGCCACACGGCCGAAACCTTCCAGCCCGACGTTTTCATTGTCGACAAGGAGCCGATGGGGCTGAAAGGCGAAGTCGAGGAGACGCTGACCTATCTCAAGGCGCGCGGCACGACGCTCGTACTCGGCATGCGTGACGTCATGGATGCGCCGCATCTCCTGGAAGCCGAATGGAAGAAAAACAACGTCCTGCAGAAGATCGATCAGTTCTACGATCGCGTCTGGGTCTATGGCCCGCCGGACTTTCACGATCCGCTCGTCGGCCTCGATGTCCCCTCCGGTGTGCGCCGGAAGATGGAGTTCGTCGGCTTCCTGCAGCGCAGCGTTTCCACCCTGGGCACGAAGTCGGAACATGTGCCTGGCGAGGATTATATCCTGGTGACAACAGGCGGCGGCGGCGACGGCGCCGATCTCGTCAGCGATGTCATTGCCGCTTTCGAGGAGGATCGCTCTCTCACACATAAGACGTTGATCGTGCTCGGTCCCTACATGCCCGCCAAGGAGCGCGGCCAGCTTTTGGAACGCGCCAGCAAGATCGACTGTCTGCAGGTCATCGAGTTCGACAACAAGATGGAAGAGCTGATCGCCGGCGCCAAGGCCGTTGTCGCCATGGGCGGCTATAATACCTATTGCGAGATCCTGTCCTTCGACAAGCCGGCGCTGATCATTCCGCGCACGCGGCCGCGCGAGGAGCAGCTCATCCGCGCGCAGCGGGCAAGCGAACTGGGCCTCGTCGACATGCTGCTGCCGGAAGAATCGGCCGATCCGAAGCAGCTTGCCGCTGCGCTGAAGCGCCTGCCGAACAGAGCGCCACCTTCGGCGAGCAACAGCAATATGCGCCTGGAAGGGCTCGTGCATATTTCGCGCACCGTCGGCGAATGGTTCGATGACCGCGAGCGCTATACGCCGCTATCGATCGTTGCCGAGTAG